The following coding sequences are from one Capsicum annuum cultivar UCD-10X-F1 chromosome 3, UCD10Xv1.1, whole genome shotgun sequence window:
- the LOC107865222 gene encoding aldehyde dehydrogenase family 2 member B4, mitochondrial-like yields the protein MVRVVRFKRRLSQICLLDYVTLSPKNVGGDRIGSKGYFIQSIVFSNTKEDMSIAQDETFDPVQCVFKFKDIGELIKRANNTRYDLVAGVFTKNINTTNTLTRGLRTETMWINCYVVFDATIPFGGYKMSGMGREKDIYSLSNYLQVKTTVYFIEESCMGIDYGHPACKS from the coding sequence ATGGTACGTGTTGTCCGCTTTAAACGTAGACTCTCACAGATTTGTTTGTTGGACTATGTGAcattaagccctaaaaatgttggtggtgatagaaTTGGTTCCAAAGGTTACTTTATTCAGTCCATTGTGTTCTCAAATACCAAGGAGGACATGTCGATAGCACAAGATGAGACTTTTGATCCAGTGCAATGTGTCTTCAAATTCAAGGATATTGGCGAACTAATAAAGAGGGCAAACAACACGCGCTATGATCTAGTGGCAGGAGTTTTCACAAAGAACATCAACACAACAAACACCTTGACCCGAGGACTGAGAACTGAAACGATGTGGATTAACTGCTATGTTGTATTTGATGCTACGATTCCCTTTGGAGGGTACAAGATGAGTGGCATGGGCAGGGAAAAGGATATTTACAGTCTTAGCAACTATTTACAGGTGAAGACTACAGTTTACTTCATTGAAGAATCCTGCATGGGTATAGATTATGGCCACCCTGCTTGTAAATCataa